The Mauremys reevesii isolate NIE-2019 linkage group 3, ASM1616193v1, whole genome shotgun sequence genomic sequence GAGAGCTGGCTCCTCACCGGGCGCTGCTGCGTCTCCACcgcctgctgcagcagcccacgGCCTGGGCGCCACTAGCACGTCCGGGGGCGGTAGCCACATTGCTCAGGGGCGTGGGGGAAACGCCAGCCACGCTAacccccctggagccagccccagggtGAGCGACGCAGGCTCCCccccagggcagtggggtgcCTGTGGGGACTGGAGCCCGCCTGTCAGCATAGGAAGCGTCTACACTGAAGCAGCACAGCCGTCAGGGTGACTCCAaagtgccccccagccccaggagcccTCACCTCGCAGAGCCAGACGGCTGTTTAGCCAGGAATTCATGAGTCCCGGGGCTCACGCACTTACTGGCCAAAGTAGCTCATGTGCCTGGTCCaggccccaggctgaggcctgcacgcccccccaccccactttgtaccagtgtaactagagcctggcctgggggggcgggggggggacacagCTTTCTACATAAAGGTGCCGCGCAGCGAGAGAGCTTGGGCCCAGCGATCCCAGTCGTCTCGAACGACCTGCACCCCCCGGGTaggcagcgggggtggggagtaccAGTCTCGCTTGGGCAGCCCCCAGTGACCAGCACAGCGCCTGGGGGTAGCCCTGGGCGGGTGGCTTAGCGAAGCAGGCAGGCCTGGGCTGCGGGGAGCGGAGCAGCCAGCAGGTCTTTGGGGCGAGTTTAGCACTTACACCCAACCAGGACTTGCCCCTAGAACGCCTGGCGCGTGAGCCTGGACATGTCACCAacgctcagtgcctcagtttccccagcagcTCATGCTCTCACACACCCCGTAGTCGCTAAGCACAGGCCCAGCCACAcacactgccctgcccccggccattgctgggggcgggggggggcgcccTGTCAGCTCGTGTGGGGGAAGGGGCCCCCGTGGGACTGAGCTGTGTCAGTTAGTGAAGCAGGGACGTGCTCTCCCCAGCCGTGCAATGCACGTGCATCTTGCACAACACATCCCTGAGCCATGCCGGGCCCTGCGTGTGTCTCCAGGTTGCGGCTGTTACTTCAcgtggcggggtgtgtgtgtgtgatgggtgtTGTCTGCGCACTGTTCCTATGCGCCCTTTGGACTCCAGTGCAGAGCCCACCACTCAGCCTAACGTTCTCTAATAAactcgccccccccccacaacatggccacctgccagccccactgcgGGAGACCagggctgaccccagggctgggcgggAGGGTGCATGGGGGCAGGGTTGATCAAGAggcggagcagggtggggtgCTTGGTGGGCTaaggtggggggggctgggcagggatttggggagccCGAAGTAATTGGCCTTATCATCCCTGGGTGCGTTCTCCTGTCAGGCACTGACTGCTCCCCCGGAAACAGATGGGAGACGCGGGGAGGGAAATGGGCCAGCCCAGGTCTCAGCATCCAGGTAGCAGAGACAGCGAGGGGCACCCCCCTGCCAGCCTGAGGGCCTGCTGCTCTGTGAGAGGGCAGCCAGCCCTGGCATCATCCCAGAGGGCAGCGTGTCTCCTGAGCAATCACACCCCCGCAGCCCGGCTGTTTTAAAGGGGGGTTTATTCCAGCCGCTGCCATCCAGAGATTGCCCTGGGTCCAGCTCCGAGGGCTCGTGGGTAGGGACGTACGGCAACGGTCTCACGCTGCCTGCCAGGGCTCCCGGCCCCCTGATGGTCACGGTGGCATCAGCTCTATCACGTGGGTGGGTGGAATCAGCAGCTCCTCGTTCACCTGCGCCGGGACAAGCCGAGGCCACAGTGAGGGTGATGGTGCTCTGGGGGGGCACAGCACACCCACCGGTTTGGAAGAGTCCCCGGGGCCCTCACTCTGGGCGGGGACGTGGTGCCACTGCCCTCTGCCTGCTGGTGTTACACTCCGGTTCCTAGCCGTGAGGGGGAGACGAGCTGCTCTCTTCCCCTGCCGGGTCCAGGCGGGCTCTAGTACTGGGGCTCCCCGTTCCCTCGGGAGGTGACTGCCGCTCAGCAGGGCTCAGACAGTGAGtgtcccctgcccatccccacctTTCCTCCCCATGTCCAGCGAGTGCTGCGGCTGGGAAGGCACCGGATTCCCAGCCCTGAATACTCACGTTGTGGAACAATGAGGGACGTACTGCatgccccccgcccgcccccaacCTGGCACCTTCGCTAAGCCTGCACCCTGGGGACCTAGGGCCCTTTGCCCATCTCAGTCCAAACACTGTGGGGTTGgtttctctctcctgctctgcTCATCTGGCCCAACGGCCTCCTCTCTCTGCACACACCCCCCCACTTCACCCCCTGGAGAGGTCTCTGCTGGGCCCACCGCACTATGCAACCCTCTGCTGGCCCTCAGAGCCCCTCCTGGCCCTAGGCCCATCCCCCGGCATCTCTCCACCCTCCACTTGCCCGCCTTGGCTGGCACGGGtaggccctggctgcagccccaagGACCAGCCTGTTCCACCTCCCACAGCTCAGAAACCACCTCTTCTGCTTGCCTGCAGCCCGCGAGGCTACGCCCTGCATCACCTCCCCTCACTGCCACAGGGCCATGGGGGCAGCTGCCATGCAGGTCCTCTGGCACCCTTAGCAATAAGCACTCCCGTCAGTGAGTGACGCTCCCAGAGGCCCTGGGCCCCTGTCCCAGCGCGGCACCGGCTCTGCCACTCACCTTGGAGGTGAGGTACTGATGCAGCAGCATGTGCAGCTccgtgttctgctgctggagcccgTCAAGATCTGTGAGCAGCTTCGACCGCTGGCTCAGCACAGAGCTTCACAAAGAAGGGAAATGGGTGAAACCTCCCGACAGCAGCGTGTCTTCCTCGTGGGCCTGGGGGCTCTGAATGCACCCTCTGCGTTTCACACGTACAGCTGTGGCCCCGCTTTTCTCAAGAGCAGGGGGTGAGCGGTGCCCCCACCTGGCTAAACTGATTGTGGTGCCCACAAACAGCCCCGGCGTTTCAGTTGGAtgctgggttctccccagctcgcCCTCCGTGGCTGAGCGCACCCGGAGAACGCCACGGACACAGCACGGTCCCCGCTGACTGCAGGGGGCCCAGGGGCTGGGAAGctcagcagggggaggggtctGTCACGCTCTGGTCATTTACAGAGCACTCAAGGATGGGAAAGAGCCACACACGAATCAAACACAGACAAGAAACTGATCTTCTCCTATCCCACCAGCAGGGGTCACCCTACCTCCAGCCACTGCCCAGCAAGGGGTCCTGGGCCAGGAACCAGCGCTGCCCCACTGGGAGCGGGACTGCACTGGAGTTAATTAATGGCCAGTTAACCCTTTGTACAGGCACTGAGCCCTCAGGGCACGTGAAGACAAGCCCCCCAGGTGAgcactggcagctggggggcaAGCGGCCCAGAGGGCTGGTGTCTGCAGCACATCTCGAATGACAAGCCCCGTCAGCACTGCCAGGCCTGGTGCCCTCACACCCGTGGGTGGGATGGTTGGgggcccctggctggggcacttACTAGTATTTCTCCAACGCCGCCTCCAGCGCGTCCCAAACCTTCAGCTTTGGCTCTGGGATGACGTGAGCCAGGGCCTCCCAATACTCAGAGTCCTTGGAGTCGTCCCGTTCCTCCATCACCTTCTTCACCTGCGGCCGCTTGTCCCtatggggcagagagaggagccCTGGGCTCAGGGCACCGCTCTGCCCAGCCTTTCCGTCATCCAGCCAGGTCTGAAAGGAGGGGCCATTGCCTGGGGCAGCGCCGGCGTAGCCTCACGGCTCTCTGCTGGCGGCAACAGGCTCCTCTCCTCACGTCTGCCTGCCCCACGCAACCCAACCTGCCCCCCACCGCACAGCTGTGCCACGCGCCGTGGGgaacccaccctgccccacgcaATCCAACCTGCTCCCCACCGCACAGCTGTGCCACGCGCCGTGGGgaacccaccctgccccacgcaATCCAACCTGCTCCCCTCCGCACAGCTGTGCCACGCGCCGTGGGgaacccaccctgccccacgcaATCCAACCTGCTCCCCACCGCACAGCTGTGCCACGCGCCGTGGGgaacccaccctgccccacgcaACCCAACCTGCTCCCCACCGCACAGCTGTGCCACGCGCCGTGGGgaacccaccctgccccacgcaATCCAACCTGCTCCCCACCGCACAGCTGTGCCACGCAGAGTGAACCCCACGCGCCGTGGGGAACCCACTCTGCCCCACGCAACCCAACCTGCTCCCCACCACACAGCTGTGCCACGCGCCGTGGGgaacccaccctgccccacgcaATCCAACCTGCTCCCCACCGCACAGCTGTGCCACGCGCCGTGGGgaacccaccctgccccacgcaATCCAACCTGCTCCCCACCGCACAGCTGTGCCACGCGCCGTGGGgaacccaccctgccccacgcaATCCAACCTGCTCCCCACCGCACAGCTGTCCCACGCAGAGTGAACCCCACGCGCCGTGGGgaacccaccctgccccacgcaATCCAACCTGCTCCCCACCGCACAGCTGTGCCACGCAGAGTGAACCCCACGCGCCGTGGGgaacccaccctgccccacgcaATCCAACCTGCTCCCCACCGCACAGCTGTGCCACGCAGAGTgaaccccactctgccccacgCAATCCAACCTGCTCCCCACCGCACAGCTGTGCCACGCGCCGTGGGgaacccaccctgccccacgcaATCCAACCTGCTCCCCTCCGCACAGCTGTGCCACGCAGAGTGAACCCCACGTGCCGTGGGgaacccaccctgccccacgcaATCCAACCTGCTCCCCACCGCACAGCTGTGCCACGCGCCGTGGGgaacccaccctgccccacgcaATCCAACCTGCTCCCCTCCGCACAGCTGTGCCACGCGCCGTGGGAACCCACCTGCCCCACGCAATCCAACCTGCTCCCCACCGCACAGCTGTGCCACGCGCCGTGGGgaacccaccctgccccacgcaATCCAACCTGCCCCCCACCGCACAGCTGTGCCACGCAGAGTGAACCCCACGCGCCGTGGGgaacccaccctgccccacgcaATCCAACCTGCTCCCCTCCGCACAGCTGTGCCACGCAGAGtgaaccccaccctgccccacgcaATCCAACCTGCTCCCCACCGCACAGCTGTGCCACGCGCCGTGGGgaacccaccctgccccacgcaATCCAACCTGCTCCCCTCCGCACAGCTGTGCCACGCAGAGTGAACCCCATGCACCGTGGgaacccaccctgccccacctcttgtCAACGTCGCCGCCAGAAACCAGTTGTGCCGGGGGGAGACGGCGGGGACCTTTCTGCTGCTGAGCAGATCAGCCCAACCTCTGTAGCCCAGCAAACCCGCCCAGTGCCCTGGGagccaatccccagcccagaagCCCCTCTCCAGTTCTCCCCAGCCTTACTCCCGCGGTTCCCGTGCCTTGCCCCTCCTCCAGTTCACACGCTCGGATCAAGGGGCTACTCCTGCAGCCCGTTCTCTCCTGCTCCTCGTATTCCcaaccagccccccaccccattcccagctaACGCGCTCTGCTCACTGCCCAACCTCACCTCGGCTTCTGGAAGTCCAGGACAAATGCTTTGAGGGCCTTGAGGACGTCATCGGGATGGAAGAGCACAGAGGACGGCGATGCTGCCGAGCTCTGATGGGCCGTGCCTTCCTCCTTCAGGGCAGCGGATCCCTCGTCGCTGTCTGCTGCATCCACAGCGAGTTCTTCCGGGCCTTGCTCCTCTGCCCACTCCTTGCCCTGCACGGCGGCCACACGCGCCGGGAGTGAATTCCAGCCAACTACAGCTAAGCCGTTAAcgctccccccagcccacagCACCTCTACCCTGAACTGCAAACCCGGGAGGCTTCCAGCCATCTGGAGCCCTGGTTCAGTGACATCTGTATTTACTGGGCACAAAACACAGGGGCGTGGGAGCCAAACTCAGCACTGGTGGAAACGGCGTAGACCTCTCCCATTTCAACGGCGTCATGGCTGCAGCCGCTGGACCACGCCCGTTCTCTTGATAAGAGCGACACCAACTCCCGCCCCCAGCGAGGAGCTTTCCAAGCCCCATCTCCTCCCAGGGCTGCGGGGTCTCATCCCGCGACGCCCACGTTCATCGTACCTGGCTGGAGCCGACCTGCTGGGCTTTGAACTTCAAGAAGAAATCCACCAGCGCATACACGTCGTCTTCATTGTCAATTTCGAGGGCCTGGCGAAAGGCAGAGAAACAGCAGGTCGGGTGGCAGCTGGGACTCCGAGATGTTGCTCTGGTCCCTTCCCGCTTCCTTTAGGATAGGCCTGGGGTCCTAAGCTGAATTCCCAGCCCTTCTCTTCCCAGTGCAGGACCAGCAGGAGTGCTCAGCAGGGGCAAGGGAAGGACCAGGTTCAGAGCACAATCTTGGTCTCTCTCAGTGAGATGTCAGACACCGGGAGCCCTGCAGCAGCCCATGCTTCCCCGGGGAAAGAGAGGACGTCACGCAGCTCCAAACCCATCCCTCTTCCCAAAtaaggggagaggagcccagctcTCTTCAGGCAAAAGGGTGGTGGCCACAATGGACCTCAAGAGGGTAGGCCCCGGCGGGAAGGGGATGTGAGAAGTGGAGTCTTAGTGGCAGTGGCAGGGATAGCTGCAGGGGGGAATGGAGGGCTGTATTGGGAACGACACAGGACAGGGTGGGAGCCGGAAGGCCCAGGAGTGTATTGGGGATGGGGGATCAGTGGGAGCGAGGGGGGAGTGCCAGGGGAGCGGGAGCTGACGGCACTAGGGGTGGCAAAGGGAGGAACTGGCTTCAGGCACGTCCCATCTCTTATTCCTTCTGCCTTTCAATCCCTCTTGGGAAGggagcctcccccccgcccctcccccagttaAACTCCCGCACCAGAGCACACAAGACGCCCCCGCTGAGTCCTACAGGAAGTCACCTGTGCACGGGCCAtgcccctcctcccttcccccccttgcAGGTGACATGCTTCTAAAGGCAGCGTCTCAGCAGGTCCGCCCCTGTGGAGCTGCATCATCCAGCAGCAGCTCTCAGCCCGTGGGCGCCATactccttccccagcacactggggctggttctggggtgtGTTCCTGCATGTGCTCTGCGCGAGATGCCCAACTAACCGCAAAGATTGCGTCCAGCCTCATCAGGGAGCGCTCGTGCctctccaggggctgcaggagtcCCAGCAGCTTGCTCTCTATCAGGAAGCCCTTGGAAGGAAATCACAGGAAGACGTTCACAAGTGTTTCAATTCACACTAGGATACCAGATCTCCCGGGGCTCGTGCCATGGCGCAACAGCTGTCTGACCCTGTCGATCCATAGGACACTCCCCAGGACGTGTTTAGATCCCTACATGCTGTTGCAAATGCAGCTTAGCCAATTGCTATTTCGATGTATCCCTTATTGCACCAGCCCCgttctaccccctcccccaaggtgtGGCAGGCAGGTGGCACCAAACACATGTCAGCatctcccctcacacacacattctgCAGCAGAGATGCTGCATGGTCAGGTGGAAGATCGCGGGctcactgtgccaggtgctgctgtAGAAAGCACGGGGACCTGACCGTGGACCGGATGGTGTTTGAACGCTTTGGAAGCCGGGTGGGCCGGGGGAGGAAATGAAGACAATCCTCAGATCCAAGAAGCTGGTCTGCGAAGGAGCAGCCCAGCTAAGGGCCGACATTGTCTCCCACACAGAGCCTCCTGCGGTTGGAGCTGGCCAGGGTGGCCCAACTCACCGACTCGTCGCACAGGAGCTCCAGGATGTGTTTGACAGACTTCACCGAGATGTGCCGGGGAGGCTTAACTTCCTCTCCAGCCTCTTTTCtaccttcctcctcttcctgctgGCTGCTTTCTGAAGCacaaggggagagggaagctCAGAAGACGCGTCACCTGCTGCGCTCCTCCCCTGGCACAGGTAACCACCCTGGGGAATCGGCACAGGAATCTATTCAGAGCTGTTGGACAGAAAGCCATGcaaggggaggtgctgggaggcctGTGGTTACCACTTCAGCAGCTGATGCAAACCTCAGCAAGCAGTTCACAGCAGCAGGTGCGGCTGTCATAGCAGCTGGAGACAatgaggagcaggggggttgggggtagaggaatttccattttaaaactgGATTTGCAGAaaaggtgcagggctggctgtgaCCACCCCAGCGTCGGCCAGCGGGCAGAGGTGCATGTCCTTAGAAAGAGATCTGGTCTGGCGGTCCCAGGGGTTTTACAATGACGACAGGTCCCTTCGCTTTCCTTCCACGCCCCGGAGAGGCAAAGCAGagctgggcactgagatttggGGGCCAGGTAGTTTTATCCCCGCCTCGTATGGACTCACTGAGCCCTCCTGGAAAGTCACTGAACCCCTCTGGGCCTCAGCCTCCTCCTCCGGGATGGGTGCAGGGAGGTGTCAGCAATCAGAGCATGggaagggctttgagatcctcgGGGAACTACAGACGCCACATATCCCACCTGTTAATGCCATCACCTCCTGGGCCAGCTTGCTGGCAGATCTGATGACCTTGCGGTGCACGATGGGGCCCACGTTGTCCAGGAACCAGTAGTCAGGCTCCACCCAgggcagccccagctgctgggtgtGAATGATGCGATCGGCCTCGAGAGCTTTCCACATCAGCCCTTTGGCTTCCTCCTCGTTCATCAGCCAGACCTCCAGGAACTTCTGGGCATCGATGACGGCAAAGTGTCTGCAGAGGGGGGAAAGTGACTCAGGCTTGCCCCAGGCAGCATTCCACGCTCTGGACCACGGGGTCCCCCTGTGGCTCAGACGCCCCTGACAGTGCTGAGTCACAGGCTTCGGCGATtaacctctctccccacagctacAGGCTGCCCAGCAATGCTCCACTCTGAGCTGAGCAGCCAGGGGAGGGTGGCTGCTATCCGCTCTCTGAGGAGGCCCTGGGTCCTGGCAAGCTGCCCTCAAGTGCCCCACTCAAAGAGAGGCCGCGCCTCCGAGACACACCGTACCTCAACGTTCTCTGCAGATCCTTGTACTGCTCCACGATGCGCTTGTAGTCGGCCGTCAGGGTCTGGTTCTCCTCCTGGAATTGCTTTATCTGTTTGGCCAGTTTCATTCTCAAGGCGTTGAGCACGTCATGCAGCCTGAGGAGGAGGGCAGGCTGGTAACAACAACAAATTACTCCccagggcattctgtgccaaaacagTAAAAATTCTGC encodes the following:
- the DRC1 gene encoding dynein regulatory complex protein 1, with protein sequence MSRAALAEGEPEGPGEPRVRHPSLNSEEQEERIAARRLRIAARLEAKRREALGEDPDAKKAEAEELSRSHKQIEESRQRLAKLLNDGTQLVTNIQVAADARETQRRAEEDELKRQRLEKLENECKTNQDKFEEITSKWGSAKEKTIPQDLWDVLNQQQQQCALLIEEKNKLISELQQELKSKDDQYVKDLKKQSDDINLLVERMEEQIRNLMKTYRRELTQIEKAFELERRELLSSNKKKWEQAMQAHNAQELENLITRMQKVEEYEKQLNQLRVQDAEEYTTIKIQLENDVQILEQQLQQMKAIYQLNQEKLEYNFQVLKKRDEENTIIKSQQKRKLNRLHDVLNALRMKLAKQIKQFQEENQTLTADYKRIVEQYKDLQRTLRHFAVIDAQKFLEVWLMNEEEAKGLMWKALEADRIIHTQQLGLPWVEPDYWFLDNVGPIVHRKVIRSASKLAQEVMALTESSQQEEEEGRKEAGEEVKPPRHISVKSVKHILELLCDESGFLIESKLLGLLQPLERHERSLMRLDAIFAALEIDNEDDVYALVDFFLKFKAQQVGSSQGKEWAEEQGPEELAVDAADSDEGSAALKEEGTAHQSSAASPSSVLFHPDDVLKALKAFVLDFQKPRDKRPQVKKVMEERDDSKDSEYWEALAHVIPEPKLKVWDALEAALEKYYSVLSQRSKLLTDLDGLQQQNTELHMLLHQYLTSKVNEELLIPPTHVIELMPP